A single Novipirellula galeiformis DNA region contains:
- a CDS encoding sigma-70 family RNA polymerase sigma factor, with product MNPNVGNIEQQLKLGDLSLFADAFSVHRPRLWQIIHFRLSDQIRARVDADDVLQDVYLDAEKRLGHYVEGDFPSLFLWLRLVTGQTLSRVHRRHLATESRSTLRESNPHEENPWGNTSLCLSQRFIAHLTSPSQAAVKVELIAEVRSALSEMSEMDREVVALRHFEELTNQEVAMALGITPKAASIRYVRALERLRSVLEQI from the coding sequence GTGAATCCCAACGTCGGAAACATCGAACAGCAACTTAAGCTTGGCGATTTGTCGCTGTTTGCCGATGCGTTTTCCGTCCATCGCCCGCGGTTGTGGCAGATCATCCATTTCCGGCTCAGCGATCAGATTCGAGCTCGTGTTGATGCGGATGATGTATTGCAGGACGTTTATTTAGATGCCGAAAAACGGCTCGGTCACTATGTCGAGGGCGATTTTCCTTCACTATTTCTTTGGCTACGACTCGTCACCGGACAGACGCTTAGCCGTGTTCATCGCCGACATCTGGCCACCGAATCACGTTCGACGTTGCGTGAATCCAATCCGCACGAAGAAAATCCATGGGGCAACACGTCGCTGTGTCTTTCGCAACGTTTCATCGCTCATCTGACTTCACCGAGCCAAGCGGCTGTGAAGGTTGAGTTGATTGCGGAGGTGCGGTCGGCACTGAGTGAGATGAGTGAGATGGATCGCGAAGTCGTTGCGCTGCGTCATTTTGAAGAACTGACCAACCAAGAAGTTGCCATGGCACTTGGCATCACGCCGAAAGCCGCCAGCATCCGGTATGTGCGAGCGCTGGAACGATTGCGGTCGGTGCTGGAGCAGATTTGA
- a CDS encoding sulfatase-like hydrolase/transferase: protein MQSLCVGDDVDAQKRKNIVILLADDLGWGDVGFHGGAADTPNIDSLAKDGVRLNRFYAYPACSPARAAMLTGRFPHRYGISGPVRPRDEGLPTSEPLLPAAFQKAGYETSLIGKWHLGLAGDQSHPIRRGFDQFYGFLDASIDYYEHTASRGKIDWQRGGTTLDEKGYSTDLLADEAVRQIRNRRSRKPYCIVVSFNAPHSPFQAPQNLIAKYQGKLSATEATYAAMVDSMDQGIGRILDAIDDRQLRQDTIVVFASDNGAARAGTNKPFRGQKRQVYEGGIHVPCVIRAPGLLKAGSENEQLCAIHDLFPTLAAATGVSISSVKPLDGDSLWSQLVSGKATSRTIVIAENDHAIIHDDWKLIQFADGGTELFNLRRDPTEERNVAGSEAKIASQLLSKLIQYQVIVQTDGPVPPSGDGSYAGQSVGRTQPAPPSGDGSYAGQSAGRTQPAPPSGDGSYAGQSVGRTQPAPPSGDGSYAGQSVGRTQLAPPSGDSSYARQSVVSGRHTLAVTTAKELQEGESLATATLRGDAKYGVLGDPRVESSGRGIRLLSSEDVDGNGTLAGEASLTSDQVSADQRWYRFYISGLAQDNFAVDQDELYLKVEFFQKRGTDSLDLIKERIYPQVLQERKDFFDKDTNESLGHSIWRTYAMDFRTPFAEVDRLKLSVGFANGKAQTGKSEFWVNSMDIKPIDVPANYEAAKPTLQDFPQPDESKLIALGGRWYFNPKAGQRQAPKQFDYTNADQLLYKTDRYHAPFAGNMSSWLRAGYLDFNGDEVTKDQYKPYAVIVTFTDEHLVMRSRNLPNHPTATFPDRWRMLDGNPSYIKEQANTWHIPLEPKRDPNAIAMDEKNSNQALPMGAIGVATNGVIFFNPFDHIFETDAVWRLDRCCGHPSPRQQYHYHKYPVCVKTPWSDEGQSHSGVIGFAFDGFPVYGPYESKGLLAKDDTKNPLNDFNLHTDPDRGPHYHVTPGEYPHIIGGYWGQIDTNNRPGRGNGAGNQR from the coding sequence ATGCAGAGTCTTTGTGTTGGCGACGATGTCGATGCGCAAAAGCGGAAGAACATTGTGATCTTGTTAGCCGATGACCTTGGCTGGGGTGACGTTGGGTTCCACGGAGGAGCCGCCGACACGCCAAACATTGATTCGCTGGCCAAAGACGGCGTCCGACTCAATCGCTTCTACGCCTATCCGGCGTGTAGCCCGGCTCGTGCTGCGATGTTGACCGGACGATTCCCGCACCGCTATGGAATCTCTGGCCCCGTGCGACCTCGCGACGAAGGCTTGCCAACGAGCGAACCGTTGCTGCCCGCTGCGTTTCAAAAAGCTGGTTATGAAACCAGCCTGATCGGTAAGTGGCACCTGGGGCTCGCAGGTGATCAATCGCATCCCATCCGCCGAGGATTCGATCAATTCTATGGCTTTCTCGATGCTTCGATCGACTACTACGAACACACTGCAAGTCGAGGGAAGATTGATTGGCAACGGGGTGGGACCACCCTCGATGAGAAAGGCTACTCAACCGACTTGTTGGCCGATGAAGCAGTGCGTCAAATCAGAAACCGACGCTCACGTAAACCGTACTGCATCGTCGTTTCCTTCAACGCGCCGCACTCGCCCTTTCAAGCTCCGCAGAACTTGATCGCAAAATACCAAGGCAAATTGAGCGCAACGGAAGCGACCTACGCGGCAATGGTCGATTCGATGGACCAAGGCATCGGACGCATTCTTGACGCGATCGACGACAGGCAACTTCGCCAAGATACGATCGTCGTTTTTGCATCCGATAACGGTGCGGCACGAGCCGGAACAAACAAACCGTTTCGCGGCCAGAAGCGGCAAGTCTACGAGGGCGGCATTCATGTGCCTTGCGTCATCCGTGCTCCTGGTTTGTTGAAAGCCGGAAGCGAAAATGAACAGCTCTGCGCGATTCACGATCTGTTCCCCACGCTCGCCGCAGCCACCGGAGTTTCAATCTCATCGGTGAAACCGCTCGACGGAGATAGTCTCTGGTCACAATTGGTCAGTGGCAAGGCAACTTCGCGAACCATCGTGATTGCCGAGAACGACCACGCCATCATTCACGACGATTGGAAGTTGATTCAATTTGCCGACGGGGGCACGGAGCTGTTCAATTTGCGAAGGGATCCAACGGAGGAAAGAAACGTCGCTGGCTCGGAGGCGAAGATTGCCTCGCAGTTGTTGTCCAAGTTGATTCAGTACCAAGTGATTGTCCAAACGGATGGTCCCGTACCACCGTCTGGCGACGGTAGCTACGCTGGCCAGAGCGTGGGACGCACACAACCGGCACCACCGTCTGGCGACGGTAGCTACGCTGGCCAGAGTGCGGGGCGCACACAACCGGCACCACCGTCTGGCGACGGTAGCTACGCTGGCCAGAGCGTGGGACGCACACAACCGGCACCACCGTCTGGCGACGGTAGCTACGCTGGCCAGAGCGTGGGACGCACACAACTGGCACCACCGTCTGGCGACAGTAGCTACGCTCGCCAGAGTGTGGTTTCTGGCCGACACACGCTTGCCGTCACAACCGCCAAGGAACTACAAGAAGGAGAATCGCTTGCAACGGCCACGCTCCGAGGCGACGCAAAGTACGGGGTGCTGGGCGATCCGCGAGTGGAATCCAGTGGGCGTGGCATACGCTTGCTTTCCAGCGAAGATGTCGACGGCAACGGCACACTTGCGGGCGAGGCGTCGCTTACCAGTGACCAAGTATCCGCCGACCAGCGTTGGTATCGCTTCTACATCTCGGGGCTCGCTCAAGACAACTTCGCCGTTGACCAGGACGAGCTGTATTTGAAAGTCGAGTTTTTCCAAAAGCGCGGCACCGATTCACTGGACCTGATCAAAGAACGCATCTACCCGCAAGTTTTGCAGGAACGTAAGGATTTCTTCGACAAAGACACCAACGAAAGCCTTGGACACTCGATTTGGCGAACCTACGCGATGGACTTCCGAACCCCGTTCGCAGAAGTCGATCGGCTGAAGCTGAGCGTCGGTTTTGCCAATGGGAAAGCTCAGACAGGGAAATCCGAGTTCTGGGTCAATTCGATGGACATCAAACCCATTGACGTACCCGCTAACTACGAAGCCGCCAAACCGACCCTGCAAGACTTCCCACAACCGGATGAATCGAAGCTGATTGCCCTTGGAGGTCGCTGGTACTTCAATCCGAAAGCTGGACAGCGCCAAGCACCGAAGCAGTTCGACTACACCAACGCAGATCAGTTGCTCTACAAAACGGATCGTTACCACGCTCCGTTCGCTGGCAACATGAGTTCGTGGTTGCGTGCCGGTTACCTCGATTTCAACGGTGACGAAGTCACGAAGGACCAGTACAAGCCCTACGCTGTCATCGTCACGTTCACTGACGAACATCTGGTCATGCGAAGTCGGAACTTGCCAAACCACCCGACCGCGACCTTCCCTGATCGCTGGCGAATGTTGGACGGCAACCCGTCGTACATCAAAGAGCAGGCGAATACTTGGCACATTCCGTTGGAGCCGAAGCGTGATCCCAATGCGATCGCGATGGACGAAAAGAACTCCAACCAAGCTTTACCAATGGGCGCGATTGGTGTCGCAACCAACGGCGTGATCTTCTTCAATCCCTTCGATCACATCTTTGAAACCGATGCGGTTTGGCGACTCGATCGTTGTTGCGGCCACCCCAGCCCTCGACAACAGTACCACTATCACAAGTATCCCGTTTGCGTGAAGACGCCTTGGAGCGACGAAGGGCAATCGCATTCGGGCGTGATTGGATTCGCATTCGACGGATTCCCCGTCTACGGGCCATACGAATCAAAAGGCTTGCTCGCCAAAGACGATACGAAGAACCCGCTCAACGACTTCAATCTTCACACAGACCCCGATCGTGGTCCCCACTATCACGTCACGCCGGGCGAATACCCCCACATCATCGGAGGATACTGGGGACAGATTGACACGAACAATCGTCCGGGACGAGGGAACGGGGCGGGAAATCAGAGATAG